In one Elusimicrobiales bacterium genomic region, the following are encoded:
- the lpxK gene encoding tetraacyldisaccharide 4'-kinase, which produces MDFAGIQEKLRANFAGRVLLWVLSLFYRAGVAARKAAYDAGFMKSFSVNARVVCFGNITTGGTGKTTAVMLAARELAAAGLRPAIITRGYKRAADKDVVVILSSRHSASWREAGDEAYMMFEALRDCDVPVVVCPDRVKAARAAVDEFKSPVLLMDDGFQHFRLNRDMDVALLDARDPFGGNSLLPLGRLREPKSALGRAGLILITHADLASPERLAAAKGLAGLCNSAAPLAEAVHEPEYYLDVRNARKVPLDSIKGEATALSAVGDPQSFEDTLRKLGLELTQKWRYPDHHPYTLAELADASRLCGGRPLITTYKDFTRFPENWRDALDGGVYILSIHMRIRGRDGIENWRKAIHPALAAAQPEKPCKPYRKPARKAG; this is translated from the coding sequence ATGGATTTTGCGGGAATTCAGGAAAAACTGCGGGCGAATTTCGCGGGCAGGGTTCTGCTCTGGGTGCTGTCGCTTTTCTACCGGGCGGGGGTGGCGGCGCGCAAGGCTGCCTACGACGCGGGGTTCATGAAATCCTTTTCCGTCAACGCGCGGGTGGTGTGTTTTGGCAATATCACAACGGGCGGCACGGGCAAGACCACCGCCGTGATGCTGGCCGCCCGCGAACTGGCCGCCGCGGGGCTGCGCCCCGCGATAATCACGCGGGGCTACAAGCGCGCAGCGGACAAGGATGTGGTGGTGATTTTGTCCTCCCGGCATTCGGCATCGTGGCGCGAGGCGGGAGACGAAGCCTACATGATGTTTGAAGCGCTGCGCGACTGCGACGTGCCCGTCGTGGTCTGCCCGGACCGGGTGAAGGCCGCCCGCGCCGCCGTGGACGAATTCAAAAGCCCCGTGCTGCTGATGGACGACGGCTTCCAGCATTTCCGCCTCAACCGCGACATGGACGTGGCGCTGCTGGACGCGCGCGACCCGTTCGGCGGCAATTCGCTGCTGCCGCTGGGCCGGCTGCGGGAGCCTAAATCCGCGCTCGGGCGCGCCGGGCTTATTCTGATTACCCATGCCGACCTGGCCTCGCCGGAGCGGCTGGCGGCGGCCAAAGGCCTGGCCGGGCTTTGCAACAGCGCCGCGCCGCTGGCGGAAGCCGTCCACGAGCCGGAGTATTACCTTGACGTCCGCAACGCGCGCAAAGTCCCGCTGGATTCCATAAAGGGAGAGGCCACCGCGCTTTCCGCGGTGGGCGACCCGCAGTCTTTTGAGGACACTCTGCGCAAACTGGGGCTGGAGCTTACCCAGAAATGGCGCTATCCCGACCATCATCCCTACACCCTGGCCGAACTGGCGGACGCCTCCCGGCTGTGCGGCGGCAGGCCGCTTATAACGACATACAAGGATTTCACGCGCTTCCCGGAGAACTGGCGGGACGCGCTGGACGGGGGAGTTTACATCCTCTCAATTCATATGCGCATACGCGGAAGGGACGGGATTGAAAACTGGCGCAAAGCCATACACCCCGCCCTTGCCGCCGCGCAACCGGAGAAACCATGCAAACCATACAGGAAACCGGCGAGAAAAGCTGGCTGA
- a CDS encoding DUF1828 domain-containing protein, which translates to MNKDSIEKLLRDKAGASVRLMQEGLNRYHVVTPFQFDDGDHLRVILSQKGNKWRFSDEGDTYLHLSYDISHQELGKGTRAKVIANVVATYGMQDNESELILETTEENIGDALFSFLQGLTRITDVSFLSREMVRSTFMEDFNRCISEIIPAERAKFGYSFPEKDPQKKYAIDCYVNGMAKPLLIYGINNTEKCHIAQINLLTFEKWGVSFRSVAIFEDQENINRRTLAKFSDVVEKQFSSLSETASRDRINKYLQEAISGK; encoded by the coding sequence ATGAATAAAGATTCTATCGAAAAGCTTCTCAGGGATAAGGCGGGAGCCTCCGTTCGGCTAATGCAGGAAGGCCTCAATAGATACCACGTGGTGACTCCCTTCCAGTTTGACGATGGAGACCATTTGAGGGTGATTCTGTCCCAAAAAGGGAACAAATGGCGCTTTTCCGATGAGGGAGACACATATTTACACTTGAGTTATGATATCTCACACCAAGAGTTAGGGAAAGGCACTCGCGCAAAGGTAATAGCTAATGTGGTTGCAACTTATGGTATGCAAGACAATGAGAGCGAGTTAATTCTAGAAACCACAGAAGAAAATATTGGCGATGCGTTGTTCTCTTTTTTGCAAGGACTGACTAGAATTACAGATGTATCCTTTTTATCCAGAGAAATGGTGCGTTCGACATTTATGGAAGATTTTAACCGATGTATATCAGAAATCATTCCCGCCGAGCGGGCTAAATTCGGTTATAGTTTTCCCGAAAAGGACCCGCAAAAAAAATATGCGATAGATTGTTATGTCAATGGCATGGCGAAACCGTTGCTTATCTATGGAATCAACAATACAGAAAAATGCCACATTGCGCAAATAAATCTGCTTACCTTTGAAAAGTGGGGGGTGTCTTTCCGTTCGGTTGCAATATTTGAGGATCAAGAGAATATAAATCGTCGTACACTTGCGAAATTCAGCGATGTTGTAGAAAAGCAGTTTTCATCGTTATCGGAAACAGCGTCTCGTGACCGCATAAACAAATACTTACAGGAAGCAATCTCTGGCAAATAG
- a CDS encoding acetyl-CoA hydrolase/transferase C-terminal domain-containing protein, giving the protein MQTIQETGEKSWLTTYKSKLISADDAAGLIQSDYDVIVAQCASEPQGCMSRFHLAAERVENVHVFSVLTLKPYEFYMNPAMKGRFELCSWFHAPGSRQAIAAGTGTVTFVPNMLHRAALDRIHAHKPNMLFGTCTPPDKHGFVSLSLGVTYERDVMEAADIVILEVNKNLPRTFGDTAVHVSEVDYFVECGHAVPELPSPVPSDKDMLIGNHIAELVDDGATIQLGIGGIPNAAALALRAKKDLGVHTEMLVDSVMELYHQGAVTNARKSLARGKFVCTFAMGSRKLYDWLDDNPAVEFRRGSWVNDPAVIRQNSRMVSINTCLMVDFTGQVASESIGTSQYSGTGGQTDTAVGAKEAYDGLGKSVIACYSTAKNNTVSTIVPVLPEGTAVTLHRSNCDHIVTEHGIAYMRGRTVRERTLNLISVAHPDFRAGLREKAGKMGYI; this is encoded by the coding sequence ATGCAAACCATACAGGAAACCGGCGAGAAAAGCTGGCTGACAACCTATAAAAGCAAGCTGATTTCCGCCGATGACGCCGCGGGCCTCATACAATCCGATTACGACGTGATAGTGGCGCAGTGCGCCTCGGAGCCGCAGGGGTGCATGTCCCGGTTCCATCTCGCGGCGGAGAGGGTGGAGAACGTGCACGTTTTTTCGGTGCTGACGCTCAAGCCCTACGAATTCTACATGAACCCCGCCATGAAAGGCCGTTTTGAGCTGTGCAGCTGGTTCCACGCGCCCGGCTCGCGCCAGGCGATAGCGGCGGGGACGGGAACGGTTACTTTCGTGCCCAATATGCTGCACCGCGCCGCGCTGGACCGCATCCACGCACACAAGCCGAACATGCTGTTTGGCACCTGCACCCCGCCGGACAAGCACGGCTTCGTGTCGCTTTCGCTGGGCGTTACTTACGAGCGAGACGTAATGGAGGCCGCCGATATTGTCATTTTGGAGGTCAACAAAAACCTGCCCCGCACCTTCGGCGACACCGCCGTTCACGTAAGCGAGGTTGATTATTTCGTGGAATGCGGCCACGCCGTGCCGGAGCTGCCCTCCCCCGTCCCGTCGGACAAGGACATGCTCATCGGCAACCATATCGCCGAACTGGTGGACGACGGCGCCACCATACAGCTTGGCATAGGCGGCATACCCAACGCCGCCGCGCTGGCGCTGCGCGCCAAAAAGGACCTGGGCGTCCACACGGAAATGCTGGTGGATTCGGTGATGGAGCTTTATCATCAGGGCGCGGTTACAAACGCGCGCAAGTCGCTGGCGCGGGGCAAATTCGTGTGCACTTTCGCGATGGGCTCGCGCAAGCTTTACGACTGGCTGGACGACAATCCGGCAGTGGAGTTCAGGCGCGGCTCCTGGGTCAACGACCCGGCGGTAATCCGCCAGAATTCGCGCATGGTTTCAATAAACACCTGCCTGATGGTGGATTTCACCGGCCAGGTGGCAAGCGAATCAATCGGCACCAGCCAGTATTCCGGCACCGGCGGCCAGACCGACACCGCCGTGGGCGCAAAAGAGGCTTATGACGGGCTGGGTAAATCGGTAATCGCGTGCTACTCCACGGCGAAAAACAACACCGTCAGCACCATAGTGCCGGTGCTGCCCGAGGGCACGGCCGTAACGCTGCACCGCAGCAATTGCGACCATATAGTAACCGAGCATGGCATCGCCTACATGCGGGGCCGCACGGTGCGGGAGCGGACGCTTAACCTGATAAGCGTCGCCCACCCGGATTTCCGCGCCGGCCTGCGCGAAAAAGCCGGAAAAATGGGGTATATCTAG